The Iamia majanohamensis genome window below encodes:
- a CDS encoding PPOX class F420-dependent oxidoreductase, protein MSPSIATTDEVDRDALLDFVRPRHRHILTTTRRDGTPQMSPVSAGVDPDGRIVVATYPERAKVANLRRHPQASVVVLSDEWDGPWVQVDGPAEVLDLPEALEPLVEYFRSIAGEHSDWDEYREAMIRQGKCLVRITPERWGPVATGGFPPRLAD, encoded by the coding sequence ATGAGCCCCTCCATCGCCACCACCGACGAGGTCGACAGGGACGCCCTGCTCGACTTCGTCCGCCCTCGCCACCGCCACATCCTCACCACCACCCGGCGCGACGGCACCCCGCAGATGTCGCCGGTGAGCGCCGGGGTCGACCCCGACGGCCGCATCGTGGTCGCCACCTACCCCGAGCGGGCCAAGGTGGCCAACCTGCGCCGCCACCCGCAGGCCAGTGTGGTGGTGCTCTCCGACGAGTGGGACGGCCCGTGGGTGCAGGTCGACGGGCCGGCTGAGGTGCTCGACCTGCCCGAGGCCCTGGAGCCCCTCGTCGAGTACTTCCGGTCGATCGCCGGCGAGCACTCGGACTGGGACGAGTACCGGGAGGCCATGATCCGCCAGGGCAAGTGCCTGGTGCGGATCACCCCCGAGCGATGGGGGCCGGTGGCCACCGGCGGCTTTCCGCCCCGCCTGGCGGACTGA